In Coregonus clupeaformis isolate EN_2021a chromosome 7, ASM2061545v1, whole genome shotgun sequence, one genomic interval encodes:
- the LOC123491324 gene encoding ATP-sensitive inward rectifier potassium channel 12-like: protein MSVVGAHRYSIVSSEEEGLRLGAMPAVTIGNGFGNGKIHTMRRKCRSRFVNKNGQCNVRFSHMDEKSQRYMSDIFTTCVDIRWRWMFLMFTLVFVVSWLAFGLAFWVIALLHGDMDNPGGGDNNFTPCVLQVNSFVAAFLFSVETQATIGYGFRCVTEECPSAVFMVVFQSIFGCIIDSFMIGAILAKMARPKKRAETLLFSNNAVIAMRDGKLCLMWRVGNLRKSHMVEAHVRAQLIKPRITEEGEYIPLDQIDINVGYDTGIDRIFLVSPLTIVHEIDEESPLFCISKQDLELSDFEIVVILEGMVEATAMTAQARSSYLSSEILWGHRFEPVVFEEKSQYKVDYAHFHKTFEVPSTPQCSAKDMTEMEDEDKDPTPTANSFCYENELAFISRDEEEDEEGEEDGDRVPELERLQATVGLDQRSYRRESEI from the coding sequence ATGAGTGTGGTTGGGGCGCACCGCTACAGCATCGTGTCCTCGGAGGAAGAAGGCCTGCGTCTCGGTGCCATGCCTGCCGTCACAATAGGCAACGGCTTCGGCAATGGCAAGATCCATACGATGCGCCGCAAGTGCCGCAGCCGCTTCGTGAACAAGAACGGCCAGTGCAATGTGCGCTTCTCACACATGGACGAGAAGTCGCAGCGCTACATGTCGGACATCTTCACCACGTGCGTGGACATCCGCTGGCGCTGGATGTTCCTGATGTTCACACTGGTGTTCGTGGTGTCCTGGCTGGCATTCGGCCTGGCCTTCTGGGTCATCGCTTTGCTTCACGGGGATATGGACAACCCGGGTGGTGGAGACAATAACTTCACCCCTTGCGTTCTGCAGGTCAACAGCTTCGTGGCCGCCTTCCTGTTCTCCGTGGAGACCCAGGCCACAATTGGTTATGGCTTCCGCTGCGTAACGGAGGAGTGCCCCTCGGCCGTCTTCATGGTGGTCTTCCAGTCCATCTTCGGTTGCATCATCGACTCCTTCATGATCGGCGCCATTTTAGCCAAGATGGCGCGGCCTAAGAAGCGTGCAGAGACTCTGCTGTTCAGCAACAATGCAGTGATTGCCATGCGGGACGGGAAGCTGTGCCTTATGTGGAGGGTGGGCAACCTGAGGAAGAGCCACATGGTGGAGGCCCACGTCAGGGCCCAGCTCATCAAGCCCCGCATCACAGAGGAGGGTGAGTACATCCCCCTGGACCAGATCGACATCAACGTAGGGTATGACACGGGCATCGACCGCATCTTCCTGGTCTCCCCGCTCACCATTGTGCACGAGATCGATGAGGAGAGCCCCCTGTTCTGCATCAGCAAGCAGGACCTGGAGTTGTCCGACTTTGAGATAGTGGTGATACTTGAAGGGATGGTGGAAGCCACAGCCATGACAGCGCAAGCTCGCAGCTCCTACCTGTCATCAGAGATCCTGTGGGGTCACCGCTTCGAGCCTGTCGTCTTCGAGGAGAAGAGCCAGTACAAAGTGGATTACGCTCACTTTCACAAAACCTTCGAGGTGCCGTCCACCCCCCAGTGCAGTGCTAAGGACATGACGGAGATGGAGGATGAGGACAAGGATCCTACACCCACCGCCAACTCTTTCTGCTATGAGAATGAGCTGGCTTTCATCAGCCGggatgaggaagaggatgaggagggggaggaggatggggacAGGGTGCCAGAGCTGGAGAGACTGCAGGCCACCGTCGGCCTAGACCAGAGGTCATATCGTAGAGAATCAGAGATATGA